Proteins co-encoded in one Flavobacterium sp. M31R6 genomic window:
- a CDS encoding conjugal transfer protein TraD, with product METVIVICLLIIIALLVQDKIIIKKRTEQKPTQEKPNPNLPDIMGQPKPMRSLSVPKRATESQSKKRKHEMNNFDIEIDEVDVDIQIPQEELDEVFGNMPDFEEEEEEWNRYGISGRNDGFAQGVTFEELSSAGMLLQKNKLEPSQKETVVAIVQKIQGTELFSLLENSIESASRKIAELLDGSLSSEMDASSSTLRKNDLENFDIGEFV from the coding sequence ATGGAAACAGTAATCGTAATATGCCTGCTCATTATTATTGCGCTCTTGGTGCAGGATAAGATAATTATCAAGAAAAGGACGGAGCAAAAACCAACTCAGGAAAAACCTAATCCGAACCTACCTGATATTATGGGACAGCCCAAACCAATGAGAAGCCTTTCAGTGCCAAAACGTGCCACTGAAAGCCAAAGTAAAAAGCGGAAACATGAAATGAATAATTTTGATATTGAAATCGACGAGGTAGATGTCGATATACAAATTCCGCAGGAAGAACTGGATGAAGTTTTTGGAAATATGCCTGATTTTGAGGAAGAGGAAGAAGAATGGAACAGATATGGAATATCTGGTAGGAATGACGGTTTTGCCCAAGGGGTTACCTTTGAAGAACTAAGCTCTGCGGGGATGTTGCTGCAAAAAAACAAATTGGAGCCATCTCAAAAGGAAACAGTAGTTGCTATAGTTCAGAAAATACAAGGAACTGAATTATTCAGCCTATTGGAAAATTCCATAGAAAGTGCTTCCCGAAAAATTGCCGAGCTATTGGACGGAAGCCTTTCTTCTGAAATGGATGCCAGTTCTTCCACTTTGCGGAAAAATGATCTGGAGAATTTTGACATTGGGGAGTTTGTCTGA